Within the Sulfuricurvum sp. genome, the region AAGCCGTATATCGATCAGATAGCGCATTCGAATCCTTTAAAAGATAGAGTTGTCCGTAACAGTCACAGTATTTTTTACAGCCGCAGGAATAAAAGATATTTTTGCCGGTGTCGAGGGAATAGCTTCCGAAATTGGTTTTGATAACGTCACCCTGAATTCTCTCGATTGTAATTGTTTTAATAAGATTCGGATCCATCGGATCAAGTTTGTGGTATTTTTCGCGTGTGGAATGGACCCATAAAACGGTGGACGGAACAGAGAGAGAACGGACATACTCTGAGTCCCATTCTCGGGTTGCTCCCAAACTGTGTAGTTCTGAATCGCTAATATTGCGATAAGGACGCATAATGACTCCCAATAGCTTTTAGGAATCGATATGCATATTTAATTCATAGGGGTTATAAGACGGTAATGCACGAATCGTTTGTTTGCTGTAACGCTTTTTGGGCACGTGAAATGATAGTGTAGATATCATCGTTTTCATTTTGTACACTGCTCCCTATCCGCATACTGATACTGCTGAGTGTTTGAAAAGGCTCTTCTCGCATTACCGTGAGCAATTTGCGGCTGAAATTCAGTGCATTCTCGGAAGAATCTATGAGATAGGCCAATAAGAAAACTCTTTTGCCCCATCGAACCAGCATATCGCTTTGGCGTATATTGGATTTAATGCTAAAACAAAAATCATGTAAATAGTGTTCCGCTTCGTCATCGGATGACATGAGTTCAATCATTGTAATACCGATCAGTTTTTTATTGAAAATTGCCGCCTCAAGAAAGCTTTTCGATGTATGATTGAAATACTCTTTATCGAAAGCTCCGCTCTCTTTGTCAATACTGACATCGTTTTCGATCATAATCCGCTTGATCAGATCTTGGGAAATGTCGGTAAACGTTACAATGATATAGTTGGGTACAGGCGATTCAACGGATACGGAAAATGCATGAGGTTCGATACGGTAGCTGAGCATACTGATGATACGGTCATTTTCCGGAAGTGCCAGAAGAGAAGTTGTCCAATCATCCTTATCAACTACTTTTCCTGCATGGAAATAGCTGTCATGAGGGACGAAACGGTTTAGAAGAGAACCGAATTCACGTAAAAAACCTTTGGCAGATGAGACATTGGCAAAATCAAGAAACGATTTGTTAAACAGAATCGGAACGTGATCCCGCATTAAGACTATAAGATTTTTCTGAGTATTAATTGCTGAGAGAAAAAGCTGACTGCATACGTGATCTTCCTCTATCACATATACTTCGTCTTGTGAAATTTCCATACATCTGCCTTCGCCTTATTTGTGCTAATAATAACATATCAGAAGGGTGAATGGGGAATATT harbors:
- a CDS encoding diguanylate cyclase; translation: MEISQDEVYVIEEDHVCSQLFLSAINTQKNLIVLMRDHVPILFNKSFLDFANVSSAKGFLREFGSLLNRFVPHDSYFHAGKVVDKDDWTTSLLALPENDRIISMLSYRIEPHAFSVSVESPVPNYIIVTFTDISQDLIKRIMIENDVSIDKESGAFDKEYFNHTSKSFLEAAIFNKKLIGITMIELMSSDDEAEHYLHDFCFSIKSNIRQSDMLVRWGKRVFLLAYLIDSSENALNFSRKLLTVMREEPFQTLSSISMRIGSSVQNENDDIYTIISRAQKALQQTNDSCITVL